The Pseudomonas putida nucleotide sequence GCCCGCAGATCCGCTGACAGAGAGAACATTGACAATGCCTGCCGCCACCGCCGCCAGCCCCTGGTACAAGCACCTCTGGCCCTGGATCATCATCGGCATCCTGACCACCTCGGTGTGCCTGAGCCTGACCATGGTCAGCATTGCCGTAAACAACCCGGACAACCTGGTCAACGACAACTACTACGAGGCTGGCAAGGGCATCAACCGCTCGCTGGACCGTGAGTTGCTGGCCCAGACCCTCAACCTCAAGGCCAGCGTGCACTTGGATGAGCTGACCGGCGAGGTGAATGTGCGCCTGAACGGCAACAGCGACCCGCAGAGCCTGGAACTGAACCTGATTTCGCCGACCCAGCCGGACAAGGACCGCAAGGTGCTGCTCAGCCGGGTCGAGGCCGGGCGCTATGTCGGGCAGCTGGACGACAAGGTCGACGGGCGTCGGTTCGTGGAGCTGCTCGGCAGCCAGGACGCGCATGTGTGGCGGTTGTTCGAGGAAGAGAAGGTCGAGCATGGCGTGACCTTACAGTTGGGCGATGAAGCGCTCCAGGGAGCCGAACACCAGCAATAGCCACATCATCATTCCCTGTGGGAGCGGGCTTGCCCGCGAATGCGCCAGACCTGAAAACATCATCGCCTGATCAACCGCATTCGCGGGCAAGCCCGCTCCCACAGGGTATATCATCTGCCCCACCAGCCGTGTTCGCCTTATGACCCAACCCACCCCCTGCTACCACTGCGCCCTGCCCGTCCCCGCCAGCAGCCGCTTCACCGCCGTGGTCCTCGGCGAGCCCCGGCAGTTCTGCTGCCCCGGCTGCCAGGCGGTGGCCGAGTCTATCGTCGCCGGCGGCCTGGAGCACTACTACCAGCACCGCAGTGACAGCAGCGCCAACCCCGAGGCACTGCCGAAACAACTGCAAGACGAACTGGCCCTGTACGACCGCAGCGACGTGCAGGAGCGCTTCGTTCGCCATGCCGGCGATCTGGCCGAAACCACCCTGCTGGTCGAGGGCATCAGCTGCGCCGCCTGCGGCTGGCTGATCGAAAAGCACCTGCGCAACCTGCCCGGCGTCGCCGAAGCCCGCCTGAACCTGTCCAACCACCGCCTCCTGCTGAACTGGGACGACCAGCAGCTGCCGCTGTCCCGGCTGCTCGCCGAACTGCGCCAGATTGGCTACGCCGCCCACCCGTACCAGCCCGACCAAGCCGCCGAGCAGCTCGCCAGGGAGAACCGCAGCGCCCTGCGCCGCCTGGGCGTGGCCGGGCTGCTGTGGTTCCAGGCGATGATGGCGACCATGGCCACCTGGCCAGAATTCAACATCGACCTGTCGCCGGAGATGCACACGATCCTGCGCTGGGTCGCGCTGTTCCTGACCATCCCCATCGTGTTCTACAGCTGCGCACCGTTCTTCAAGGGCGCCGCGCGCGACCTGCGCACCCGCCACCTGACCATGGACGTGTCGGTGTCGCTGGCCATCGGCCTGGCCTTCGGCGCCGGCATCTGGACGGCCGTGACCGGCAGTGGCGAGTTGTATTTCGATACCGTTGGCATGTTCGCCCTGTTCCTGCTCACGGGCCGCTACCTCGAGCGCCGCGCCCGCGAACGCACGGCCGCTGCCACCGCGCAGCTGGTCAACCTGCTACCGGCCTCATGCCTGCGCCTGGACAGCTACGGGCGGGCCGAACGCATCCTGCTCGGTGAACTGCAGCGTGGCGACACCGTGCAGGTGCTGCCTGGCGCGGTGATCCCGGCCGACGGGCGCATCGTCGAAGGGCGCTCCAGCGTCGACGAGTCACTGCTGACCGGCGAGTACCTGCCGCAACCACGGCGAGCCGGTGAGCGCGTCACCGGCGGCACGCTGAACGTCGAGAGCACACTGAACGTGGAAGTCGAAGCCCTCGGCCATGACTCGCGCCTGTCGGCCATTGTCCGCCTGCTTGAACGCGCCCAGACAGAGAAACCCCGGCTGGCGGAAATCGCCGACCGTGCCTCGCAGTTCTTCCTGCTGTTCTCGCTGCTGGCCGCCGTGGCCATCGGCGTGTGGTGGTGGTATCTGGACCCGGCGCGGGCATTCTGGATCGTCCTGGCCATGCTGGTGGCGACCTGCCCGTGCGCCCTCTCGCTGGCCACCCCGACCGCGCTCACGGCCGCCACCGGCACCCTGCACAAGCTCGGCCTGCTGGTGACCCGCGGCCA carries:
- a CDS encoding FixH family protein encodes the protein MPAATAASPWYKHLWPWIIIGILTTSVCLSLTMVSIAVNNPDNLVNDNYYEAGKGINRSLDRELLAQTLNLKASVHLDELTGEVNVRLNGNSDPQSLELNLISPTQPDKDRKVLLSRVEAGRYVGQLDDKVDGRRFVELLGSQDAHVWRLFEEEKVEHGVTLQLGDEALQGAEHQQ
- a CDS encoding heavy metal translocating P-type ATPase, producing the protein MTQPTPCYHCALPVPASSRFTAVVLGEPRQFCCPGCQAVAESIVAGGLEHYYQHRSDSSANPEALPKQLQDELALYDRSDVQERFVRHAGDLAETTLLVEGISCAACGWLIEKHLRNLPGVAEARLNLSNHRLLLNWDDQQLPLSRLLAELRQIGYAAHPYQPDQAAEQLARENRSALRRLGVAGLLWFQAMMATMATWPEFNIDLSPEMHTILRWVALFLTIPIVFYSCAPFFKGAARDLRTRHLTMDVSVSLAIGLAFGAGIWTAVTGSGELYFDTVGMFALFLLTGRYLERRARERTAAATAQLVNLLPASCLRLDSYGRAERILLGELQRGDTVQVLPGAVIPADGRIVEGRSSVDESLLTGEYLPQPRRAGERVTGGTLNVESTLNVEVEALGHDSRLSAIVRLLERAQTEKPRLAEIADRASQFFLLFSLLAAVAIGVWWWYLDPARAFWIVLAMLVATCPCALSLATPTALTAATGTLHKLGLLVTRGHVLEGLNQIDTVIFDKTGTLTEGRLTLRSIRPLAALPADRCLALAAALENRSEHPIARAFGRTAAPADDVQTVPGLGLEGRVDGQPLRIGQATFACALSGAEIPTVPEPRGQWLLLGDRQGPLAWFGLDDRLREDAPALLAACQARGWRTLLLSGDSSPMVVEVAAQLGIDQAIGGLRPDDKLDRLKALQASGRKVLMLGDGVNDVPVLAAADISIAMGSATDLAKTSADAVLLSNRLQALVQAFDLARRTRRNILENLLWATLYNGLMLPFAALGWITPVWAAIGMSVSSLIVVLNALRLTRLAVPAGLSAMNAAQHPRRTPCPRSM